A single Anopheles maculipalpis chromosome 3RL, idAnoMacuDA_375_x, whole genome shotgun sequence DNA region contains:
- the LOC126564409 gene encoding serine/threonine-protein kinase pakD-like → MMALNVAVPMSGVGDLLDVFGLLSPISPVNIDFRNSIKNPLSPVGSESSGVSSLDLEDIKKQMPTLMDENEESVGSSGAGKSPTDTTVGLTMSSVTSSRTCSTSSSSSTTSDDYTNQLEENEQKSSDGSSSNDDDVDGAATAAAPPPSLTSPDLLGSDVMEPEKEPAVTGKDGTSPYTEEVRRSLDLMQEINKLPLLLPKALNEPNFSVPRTSIYYYNRDILDLGSNIRPQGTTAGEFAFQFAELPETNNIQFFLQNRSQYHRLGPNGFLQEYRMETCRDCDFQYPVNIVGANSYAAPGFGTTKLANLNENQIYGSLQQQQQQQQHQQQMRLQQQQLQMQYANRYNNNVNGNAMGRDYNMYHQQQAASGMGGGAAGAGPQSSRFNNGVYGGSANVLPGGAHNVLGGSTAANGGYFNNNLYNPMASGMGMQYNNAGATPKGISQSNGGTLAQPTGHLRQQQQYDMFQQQKQYLNNYAGLGTAAGNNGVNVTASSNTAAVRLQQQQQAQHASHYYKKPQTIRYGGAGVNNTMPSSAGPSTGSNWKSPMANSNAMQDPAAKQLFMELNKMQQQQQSQYYVPFQ, encoded by the exons ATG ATGGCTCTCAACGTTGCTGTGCCGATGTCGGGTGTTGGCGATCTCCTGGACGTATTCGGTTTGCTGTCGCCGATTTCTCCTGTCAACATTGACTTCCGCAACAGCATAAAGAACCCGCTATCCCCCGTGGGTAGCGAGTCCAGCGGCGTCAGTTCATTGGATTTGGAAGACATTAAG AAACAAATGCCAACTCTAATGGACGAAAATGAAGAAAGCGTCGGATCATCCGGAGCGGGAAAATCGCCCACTGACACGACTGTTGGATTGACCATGTCATCTGTCACATCTTCCAGAACCTGTTCCACCTCCTCTTCGTCGTCTACGACATCCGATGACTACACCAACCAGTTGGaagaaaatgagcaaaaatcTTCGGATGGCTCCTCCtccaacgatgatgatgtagatggtgcagcaacagcagcagcgccgCCGCCATCTTTAACCTCACCAGACCTACTTGGATCCGATGTAATGGAACCTGAAAAAGAACCTGCTGTGACTGGCAAAGATGGAACTTCTCCCTACACTGAAGAAGTAAGACGTTCGCTGGACTTAATGcaggaaataaacaaactgcCATTATTATTGCCCAAGGCTTTAAACGAACCCAACTTTAGCGTACCGCGCACATCCATCTACTACTACAATCGCGACATTCTCGATCTTGGGAGCAATATACGTCCCCAGGGTACTACTGCCGGTGAGTTCGCATTCCAGTTTGCAGAACTACCGGAAACGAACAACATTCAGTTCTTTCTGCAAAATCGCTCCCAATACCATCGGCTTGGACCGAACGGGTTTTTGCAGGAGTATCGTATGGAAACCTGCCGAGACTGTGACTTCCAGTATCCGGTTAATATTGTTGGTGCAAACTCATATGCTGCTCCTGGCTTTGGTACCACGAAACTGGCCAATctgaatgaaaatcaaatctaTGGCagtttgcagcagcaacagcagcagcaacaacaccagcaacaaatgcgacttcagcaacaacagctgcAAATGCAGTACGCCAACCGTTACAATAATAATGTGAATGGAAACGCAATGGGACGTGACTACAATAtgtaccaccagcagcaggcaGCTAGCGGAatgggtggtggtgctgcagGCGCGGGTCCTCAATCCTCCCGCTTCAACAATGGTGTATACGGCGGATCGGCAAATGTTCTTCCCGGTGGTGCACATAACGTTCTTGGTGGTTCAACAGCGGCGAATGGTGGCTACTTTAACAACAATCTGTACAATCCAATGGCGTCGGGGATGGGTATGCAGTACAACAATGCTGGTGCTACACCGAAAGGAATCTCTCAATCGAATGGTGGTACTCTGGCGCAACCGACAGGACACCTtcgccaacagcagcaatatGACATGtttcagcagcaaaaacaatatCTTAACAACTATGCTGGGTTGGGAACGGCTGCTGGCAATAATGGTGTAAACGTTACAGCCTCCTCTAACACAGCTGCTGTACGtcttcagcaacagcaacaggcaCAGCACGCTTCGCATTACTATAAGAAACCGCAAACGATTCGGTATGGTGGAGCGGGCGTCAACAACACCATGCCATCGTCCGCTGGACCATCTACTGGCTCCAATTGGAAATCTCCAATGGCAAACAGCAACGCGATGCAGGATCCGGCCGCAAAACAGCTGTTTATGGAACTGAACaaaatgcagcagcaacagcaatccCAATACTACGTACCTTTCCAGTAA